The nucleotide window CAAATAGCTTTCGTGGTAGACGACATTCACGCGGCGATGCCTCGCTACGCCAGCGCGCTGCGCGTGGGGCCATGGTTCCTCGCCGAGCATTTCGCTTTGGAGAAATTCTCCTATCGCGGTGCGCCGGCGGCGCCAGACATCAGCCTGTGCTTGGGGTTTTCGGGTTCGATGATGATCGAACTGATTCAGCAGAACTGCACCTCCCCCAGCCCCTACATCGATGAGGCAAATGGGCCCCGCTGCGGCTTCCACCACTGGGGCGTGGCGGCGACGCCAGACGCGTATCAGGACCGGCTTGACGAATTCGTCGACAAGGGTTTTCCGATGGTTCTCGACGCAGTGGTCGGTGCCGGAAGTCGGGCCTCCTACGTCGATTCCGCTTCGGTACTGGGTGGGTTGATCGAACTGATGGAGATCAACCCACCTGTCGAGGAGCTATTCACTCATATGCGCAACAGCGCGACGGCAGGCTATCCGGCGGGTACCATTCTGCCCTTTCCGGGGGCGCCGGGCGCCCAAATGCCCACGCCGAGTGAGATTTGACCCACCCTCTGACTGAACTATCGGCTTGGCGACACTAATTCTTAAACTATGTTCTGCTAAGGATTTCACGATCAAGCTTGTTCGTAAGCGCGCGGCGAACCCACCGAAGGCGAACGCGACGGAGCGCCATGCAACCAGCACCTAGACGTTGTGCTCGCTGGTTGTATGGCAATGACCAACTTGGCGTCAGCACGCATTGATTTTGAACCTATGCCGTCATTTAACGGAGTCTGTCAGAAACGAGGCGTAAGCCAAGAGGCTCACGGGCGTAGTGGCAGCGCTCCGGCTCGCCGGAATCTGTCGTGAAACGCCAGTGTCGCGCTCCGGGAAGCGCCGCTGCGACCGGTCTAGACGCGCGATCCCGATGCGCATCAAGTATTTGAATGGCGCCGGCGGAGCAGCGAAGATGTCATGGCCGACGCGGAGTGTGTATCCATATGCCTCACATACTGCCAACATGCATACGCTGGCACGCGTCGATACGAAAGTCGTGTCGGATGAGCGCGACGCGCACAGCGCCGAATTGCTTGCGACCATGCACGAATGAATCGACGGCACCACTTATGTGGTGCGCGAGACTTCAGGCATCACATTGCCTCTGACATCTCGATCGACGCTGCCGGATGCGACGCACCGTCCTCGCAACTGTATTTTCGGACGGAGAAATCGCCGGGCACTTTGACCGAGAATTAACTCGGGCGACAGGTAACGGACGAGCGCCCGCGCAGCTTTCCCCGAGTAGGCCTCGGTCAGCATCCGCGATCGGGAATTGGTTTTGCCGATGGGGAACAACCGACATATCTGCACTGGCGAAGAACGACTCACGATCAATGCTGGTGCGATGTCCGCTTTCCCGTCTATTTTATTTAGTCATACATAATAAATATCAATATGCAGTACTAGGAGACACGGATGTTCAATAGAATGACAATCGAAAATTTTCGGTATACCATCCTTGCAGGTATGCTGATTAGTGCCGGCGTACATGCGCAGAGCAGCGTGACACTCTACGGCGTGATCGATGCCGGACTGCTCTATGCAAGCAAGACAGCCGATCCGGCCACCGGACAGAATGCAGGCAGGCAGTTCTCGCTCCTCGACGGCGGGAAGTCGCCAAGCCAGTTCGGACTGACCGGGACTGAGGATTTGGGCGACGGCATGAAGGTGAAGTTCAAACTCGAGAGCGGATTCAGTGCCGCGAACGGCGGATTCAACAACTCGAACGGTTACGCATTTGGCCGACAGGCGTGGATCGCGCTCAGCGGGCGATTCGGCGAGGTCAAGGCCGGCCTGCAACCTTCCTCGTTCTTTCTGGCGGTTTACGCGGCAGACCCTCGCGAATTATCGACCTTCGGTAGTGGTCTGGTTACATATGGCGACTCAGTACTCGCCACCGGCATCTTCAATGCGAATGCGGTGAGCTATACCACGCCACGCCTATTCGGCCTCGAAGGTAGCGTGATGTTCGCCCTAGGCGGGACGGCGGGCGATTTTCAGGCCGGACGCCAATATTCGGCGAGTCTAAATTACCAGATTGGCGACCTGATGCTGGTTGCGGCGGCGTACGACGGCAATGAAGGCGGGACGGCACAGACACCGGTTCCGACCGATCTGCCCTTCCTGGGGCGCACGCTGGGCGCGGCGTATAAATGGGGCAATCTCACGACGAAGGCATCGTTTACAAACTACAAGGTGGCGGGTTCGTTCAATAGCAACGTATATGGCGTGGGTCTCGATTACCTGGTTTCGCCGGCCTTTGACATCGACAGCGGCGTCTGGATCACCAGCGATCGGAACGATGCGACCAATCATTCGCTATTGTTCGCGATGGGCGCGCAGTACTTTCTGTCGAAAGCAACGACGCTCTACGCACAGGTTGCGGTGGTGAATAATCATGGCGCGATGAACACGGGCCTGTCCGCTAATAACGTCCTGTTCGGCACGTCGGGCACGACGACCGGCGCCAACGTGGGCATACGCCATTTGTTCTGAACGGTGTCGGTCACTCCAAGCGAGTTGCGGCTCGAAAAGGACGCGTTGCCTAGGGCGGACATCGAGCCCCATTGTTTATGGCGGAGAAGGAACGCTGTGAGTAGGAGCTTGCCGGGCGGTGTCAGAAGCGGCAGCACCGTGTTAGTCGATCAAGTCGAACATGACTGCCGACCTGGTAATTGATGCGCTGACGATGGCGTGGTTCCGCCGCAAGCCGGGGTCCGGTGTAATGCACCATTCGGATCGCGGCAGCCCAGTACGCCAGTCATGCCTTTCAGCATAAGCTGGCCGAGTACGGAATGACGTGTCCGATGAGTCGCAAAGGAAATTGTTGGGTTGAGACCTCGACGGAGAGCTTCTTCGACAGCCTGAAGAACAAACGCGTTCACGAAAGACGCTACGCGACGCATGCTGAAGCGATTACGGACTTGTTTGAATACGTCGAAGTGTTTTATAACCGGAGTCGTCGCCACTCCACGCTCGGCAATGTGTCGCCGACACAGTTCATTAAGAACTGGATGGCGACTCAGCAGGAGAAGAATCTGGCGGCATGATGTCCGACCCGTGGAACACGAAATACAAGGGGAAGCTCATTCGATTAAACGTCCGATCGCAGCGTCATACTCATCGACAAGTCGTTTGACCACTTCTGCTGCGCCGGGAAGGTCATTGACAAGTCCAGCCGATTGTCCCAATTCCACCTTGCCGCGCTCAATGTCCCCTTCGAGCGCGGCCTGACGCAGCGAGCTGCTAGCAAACAACACCTTGTACGCTGCCTGGTCGCGTTCATTGATGTCCGCATGCAACACCGCCTGTGCAAAGGCATTTTTCGTCATACGGATCGGCAATTGTCTGATGCCGACGAGCGTTGTACCGTCGATGTCGGTTTCCAGCACAACTCTTTTATAATTCTCGTGCACGCCCGACTCTCGGGTCGCGATGAAGCGTGTACCAAGTTGTACAGCGTCTGCGCCGAGCGCGAGCAGGGCAGCGATCCCATAACCGTCGGCCACGCCTCCTCCGGCCACTATTGGAATAGAGAATTCAGTAGCGGCGCGACGTACTGCAACGAGCGTGCTGACACCATTGGCTGGCGGATGGCCGCCGGCTTCAGCGCCAACCACAACGAGTGCATCTACGCCCGCGGCTACGGCCTTGCGAGCGTGCTCTAGCGTCGAGACGACGTGAATCCACCGGGTGCCAAGTGCATGGAAACGGGCAAGATGAGCCTTTGGCCCCCCCTGCGAAGCGAAGACGACGGGCACGCGCTCTTCCTCAATCACGTCGAGGAAGCGCTCTGCTTCGGGCCGGTATAACGGCAGATTGACCGCAAAAGTTTTATCGCCAACCTTTTGCTTGACTTCGCGAACCGCGTCTCGGAATGCGTCAAGATACATCGGGCCTGCAGCGATAACGCCAAGGCCGCCAGCATTGGTGACAGCTGACGGCAAAGCGGCGTTCGAGGACGCCCAGCTCATTCCGGCTTGGATGATCGGATAGCGGATGTTAAGCATTTCCGTAAGACGCGTCTGCTTCATGTCGGTTTTTTCCTATCTTGGCCATGCGCCCATGGACCTTGCTACTGTAGCGAGAGACCAGACTGGCGGACTTTGAAAACGGACGTCCTGTTTGGTCTGTACGCGTCAGATGTTGATAACACGCGGCTGATGCGGCACAGCTACTGTGCTCACTTCAGGGAGCACAGTAGTCTTTGTACGCTCGCGCGGCAGATGTGCTCAGGCGAGTCCAAACTCGCGGATTGCATAATCCCGCAGTTTGTTTTTTTGGACCTTGGCACTGCCAGTCATGCCGATCTCGTCGAAAGATGCCACCACGCGCAGGTATCGAGGTACCTTGAAGTTGGCGCACCGTCCCTTACACCACGCGATCAGTTCCTCATCCGTCGCGCTTGTGCCCGGGCGAAGCACTATGAAGGCGGCTGCAACCTCGCCGAGCCTGGGGTCTGGTACACCGACTACTTGCGCAAGCTGAACCGCTGGATGAGCGAATAACGTTTCTTCAACCTCGGCTGGCGCAACATTTTCTCCTCCGACGCGAAATACGTCCTTTAAGCGGCCGAGCATGCGCAGTCGTCCCGCGGCGTCAATGACGCCCAGATCGCCAGTACGCAGCCAACCATCCTCGCTAAATGCCTGCGCGGTCTCTTTGGGCTTGTTGTAGTAGCCCTTCATCACGCTCCATCCACGAACCTGGATTTCTCCCGGCTCGTTGGCCGGTTGTACAGCGTTGCTTTCAGTTGACACCGTGCGGATCTCGATACCGGGGTGCGGATGGGCCCAGCCCGCGACACGCAACGCAAGCGGCTCACGCCAGTCATTGAGCACCACATTCGGCGATGCTTCAGATTGACCATAGGCACCAACCATGTAAGGCACGCCCATCACGTCGTGAATTTTTTGCATAATCTCAGGCCCAGCCGCCGCCCAGCCACCTCGAAGATGGATGCGCTCGCGACGAAATTCAGGATGGCTCATCATCATGAGAAAAATCGTGTCGTTTCCGGAAGTGAGCGTGCATCTTTCTTCATCGAGAATCGTGAGGACGTTAGCGACATCGAATGACGGAACGGAAAGCAGGCATGCGCCGGTGACCAGAGCCACGAGTAACGACATTGTCGTTCCTGCGACATGAAAGAACGGACGTACGCTGAAGTACCGGTCGTCCGCCCGCACGCCGATGCGCAGGCTAGATGCTGCGGCGTTCAGCAGCATATTGCGATGCCGCAACAACACGCCCTTGGGAAACGACGTGGTCCCGGAGGTGTACTGGATCAGCAGAATGTCGTCGGGTACGACCTTCTGTGTACGTCGCGCAACTTCCGCGCGATCTTCGGGCGTATCGTCTAACGTGTCGAAATGCTCCACCCCTGCTGGAATTTCGCGGTCGGTCTTGCCAACCATCACAGCACGTCGGAGCAATGGCAGCACCTGACCTGGAAGCGAAGTGTAGAAGGCGGGTTCCACGTCATGTAACAAGTGGGAATAATCGATATTCAAAAACTTGTCGACGTAGAACAGCACCCGTACGTCGCTTTGCTTGAGGCAATAGTTCAGCTCGTCGGTCTTGAAGCGCGTGTTGACCGGCACCGTAACCGCACCGATCGTTGCCGCCGCATAGAACAGCACAACCCAGTCAATCGAATTGCCCATCATGATGCCAACATGTTCGCCATGCTGGACGCCTGCGGCGATCATACGCGCTGCCGCGCTATTGACGCGAGCGGCGAGGGTCCGATAATCGACGCGCTCCCCATCGATTACAAGCGCCTCTGCATCTGGGGTGGAGGCCGCCCGCGCGGTGAGTACCGCGTGCAGTATGACCGGTTGCGTCAAGCCAAAAAGTTGTTCGATTTCTTTAGTCATGGCTGCCTCCGTTATTCTGTCCGACGGTGGCTGTAGAGCCAAAGGACGCGATTGATTGCTTCCAGTCCGCGTTTTGAAGCAGTGTGTCGATCGCCAGGATTTCGATTGCAAGTGCGCCAGCGGGGTCGCTTTCGACGCCGCGATCAACGCACTGTCTTGTCAGGCGCATCGCGAGCGGCGGCGCAGCCGCAATATCGCGCGCCATTTGACGTGCGGTCGCGAGAGCGTCGCTCGAGTCGACGATCCTCGAGACGAGCCCTACTGCGAGCGCTTCCGAGGCAGAAAGCGAGCGACCGGTAAAGGCCATGTCTTTGGCCAGCCGTTTGCCGACCGCGCGAGGCAGCCGCTGAGTGGCGCCGACGGTACCCCACAACGCCTCTGGCGTACGGAAGCTAGCGTTCTCCGTGGCCACGATGAAATCGCACGCCATCGCAATCTCTCCTCCTGAACCCACCGCTGCGCCCTCGACCAACGCGATACACGGCTTGCCGATCTGCTCGAGAGCGTCATACGCGGCGAACGCTTTCAGGCGTCTCGCACGGACATCATCGATCGTCATGCCTTTGCGCTCTTTCAGATCCGCGCCTGCACAGAAAACTGGTCCATTCGCACGCACAATCACGCAACGGACCGACTCGTCGTCACGCAAGGTGACGGCGACCTTCCGCAGCGCATCGCACATCGCGCCGTTGAGGGCATTTCGCTGGTCTGGACGGTTCAGGACTATTTCGGCCACTGCTTCCTGTCGTTCGACGATCAGTGTCTCAATCTCTTTCATGAAGTCTCCCCTTGCGGACGATGTGACCGTAAAGGGTCCCATTGCCCTTGATGTTCTAGATCGCGCCGTCGCGCCGGAGCGCCTCGATGCGTGAGGTGGTGTAGCCAAGCCGCTCGCGCAGCACAATGTCGGTGTGTTCGCCCAGCAGCGGCGGGCGGGCGACCTCAGGATTCGCGTATCCGTCAAACTTGAACGGAAGCGGCAACGCGCCAAATGTTCCAATCGATGGATGATCGAATTCACTAATCATGCCGCGTGCCTTCACATGGGGATCGCTCAGAACCTCGGCAACATTCTTGACCGGGCCGGCCGGAACGCCTGCGGCGTCACATGCGTCGCAAAGGGACTTCTGCGTCCACCATGATATGGCCTGAGTCAGACCTCGCATCACGCGGTCGCGGTGCTCAACCCGGCCGGCGTTTGTGGAAAGTGCGGCGTCCTCGGCAAATTCCTGGAGCCCCAGCAGTTTGCACAGTGGCAGCCAGTGCTGGTCGCTACATGTGATATGGACGTATGTGTCGCCGCTGCATGCAAAGGTAGCCGACGGGACGCGTCCAGGATGCTCGGTCCCCATGCGCGGAGGTATTTCATTCAAAGCGAAGTAGCGTCCGGCAGCGAGCGTCAGAAGGCTCACCTGGCCGTCAAGCATCGAAAAGTCGATGTAGCCGCCCTTGCCGCTGATTGTGCGGCCATGTAGGGCCGACAGAATCGCGATCGCGATCCATAGTCCGGACGACAGATCGGCTATGGGCAAGCCAGGCTTGACGGGAGGTCCACCGCGCTCGCCGGTAAGGCTCATCAGTCCGCCCATCGCCTGAAATACGGTGTCGTAGCCCTTGCGCTTCGCGTACGGTCCGGTCTGTCCGAAACCGGTGCAGGAAACGTACACCAGCCGGTCGTTGAGCTCCCGAAGGGTCGACTGGTCAAGGCCATAGCGCGTGAGCGTTCCAACCGGGAAATTCTCCAGCAGCACGTCCGCGTCCCGCGTGAGATCTCGCACAATCTGCCGCCCCGCCTCGGTTTTCAGGTTGACAGTCACCGACAGTTTGCTGCGGTTACATGCGAAGTAATACGCAGACTCGCTCCCGACCTGCGGCTCAAAGGTCCGAGTTTCGTCGCCCGAACCGGGTTGCTCGATTTTGATGACCGTTGCTCCGAGTTCAGCAAGGATCATGTCCGCGAACGGACAGGCGAGTACTCGAGCGAGTTCGACGATGGTGACGTTGGCTAGCGGTTTGGTAAGCACGTTCATGCCTTCCTGGTGCTGTTCTGACGGAATCCGCGCATCATCATGTTGGTGTCAAGCGAAGTATCCAGCGCTTGCTGTAACGGAAGATCCGCGACGCGGTGAAACAGACGCTTGGTTGCGGCCATCGCTGGGGTATCGAAGGCTGCAAGTCTCTGCGCCATCTCGATTGCGCTCGCAAGCAGTCTTTCGTCTGGCGCAATGCGATTGACAAGGCCAAGTTCGAGCGCGCGCCCGGCGCCAATGGTATCGCCGAGAGAAACCAGTTCAAACGCAGCCTTGCGACCTACCTGACGGACCAGATTAGCCATCACGATAGCGGCAACAATGCCATGCTTGAGTTCCGGATAGCCGAGCTTCATGCTTTCGCCGGCCACCACGATGTCACAAGCGATCGCGAGGCCCGCACCTCCGCCCATTGCATAGCCGTGCGCAGCGCCGATGACGGGCTTGCCGATCTGAGAGAACACCCGATGCAGGTCCGTAGTCAGATGCGCGCGCGCCAACGCAGCCTGCGCAGCACTGGCTGTGTCGGACGGATTGACGAAACCACCAAATTCTTTTGTATCGGCTCCCGCACAGAATGCCGCACCGGCCCCGGAAAGAACTATCGCTGCAACCGTCGGGTCCCGATCGGCATCCCGCAGTGCCGAGAGGAGAGCCTGCGTCAGTTCATTGTTGAGCGCATTGCGCTTGTCAGGCCGGTTCATTGTCAGCGCTCGAACGGCACCATGGTCTTCAATCAACAAACAGGAGGTCGGGGTGGTCATCGGCAAACTCGGCGATATCGGTGGTCGGGGGGCGGCAAACGTCCGCGCTTCGATTGAAGATTAATACATTATGCGTGATAACGTCAAATATATTCGTGGCATTGCAGTGCTGTTTTTGGGAGTTTTTGTGAGCGTATACCCGCATGAGCTGGTGATTTATTGATTAGGTCAAAGCCGATCCATCAATCAGAAATCCGCTATGAATCAATGATTATCGGCTTTCTCACTTGATTGTTTGTGCGGATGTCACGCTAGAGTTTGTCAAATTTTGGCTCGTGGCAAGCCAGCTGATGTCGCCTCTCGTCTCCGAAAGATAGTTGACACTAGCACGCATAGGTGTTTTGATTCGTGCAACGTCAAACTCCTCGTCGACGAGACGACCCCCACGAATCATGTCTGAGCTGAATCTCTGTGAATGTTTTGCCCGCGACGGTTTGCAGCACGAACCTGAATTCATTGCCACGAAGCAGAAGGTCGCCCTGATCGAGCAGTTTGCTGAAGCCGGTTTTCAACGGGTTGAAGCAACCTCGTACTCAAATCCGGCGGTGGTCCCACAGTTTGCCGATGCTAGCGCTGTACTTGAATCACTTTCGCGTCTCGCCGGTGTGTATTACAAAGCGACCTGCGCCAACGTGCGTGCCGTCGAGCGAGCGGTAGCCGACCTGAACGCTGGAATCGGTGCAAACGAAATAAGTCTTCTGGTATCCGCAAGCGAAGCCCACTCGCAGCGCAATCTGAAACAATCGCGCGAGGACCAATGGCAACGAGTGGCAGCGATGGCGACAGCGGCGAGCGGCCGGTTTCGCTTGATCGGAACCATTTCTGTCGCGTTCGGCTGTCCATTCGAGGGCGACGTCGACTCCCGATCAGTGTTGCGGGACGTCGAACGTTTCGCGGCTTTAGGGGTGAAATACGTGACGCTAGGTGACACGATCGGCGTCGCGACCCAGAGCTCGACTCAGACACTTTTCAAGGAGATGCTCCGCCGCTTTCCTGAGATCCATGCAATAGCGCACTTTCACGATACGCGCGGTACGGGCATCGTCAATTACCTGGCCGCTTTAGAGGCGGGCGTGCGTCACTTCGACGTAGCGCTTGGCGGCGTCGGTGGACATCCGGCCAAGGTCAAGTATGGCGGCGGAGTTACCGGAAACGTATGCACTGAAGACTTCGTGAATGTACTGGAGACGATGGGTGTCGACACGGGCATCGATCTGGACGCAATGATGCAGGCGTCAAATGCATGTGAAGCTGTTCTTGGGCGCGAATTGTCCAGCCGTGTCGCGCGCACCGGGCTCAATCCGTTACTACGTCCGGTGAGTGCGACATGAACGACGTGGGAATCCCTGAATCGCCGGCGTGGCCCCACGCGCCCGGCGGACCCAAGGCGCCGTTAGCGATCGAATCAGCGTTCTGCCTCGAGCATGGTTTCGAGCTTATCGAGTACGGCGATGGGTGCGCAAAAATCTCATGTGAAGTGCTATCGCGTCATCTGAACCGCCACGGGAACGCACATGGCGGTCTGATTGCCGCGCTGCTTGACACATCCATGGGTCTCGCCACGCGGACGAGCGGCAACATTGAGAATGTCGGCACCGCGAGCCTCAATGTCAACTATTTGCGACCCGCGCATGGCCGTGTCGTCGCGCGGGCCCGAATGCGCAGGTTTGGACGCACGCTTGCGTTCTGTGACGCCGAAGCAATCGATGCCCGCGATCAGATCGTAGCCACAGCCACCGGTGTTTTCGCAATTGTGCATCTGACGAGATGACTGAACCGCGCCATGTACGCAGACACCTCGTCTCTCTAAAACCACATAAGGATCCCATTTATGTCCAGCTATAAGGACGTGCTTCTTTTTATCGACGGCGAGTGGCAAGCGGGAGCTGAGCAGCGCACGATTCAGGTCGTGAATCCCGCCACCGAGGATGTGATTGGAACCGTAGCGCACGCGGAGCGTGCCGACCTTGATGCCGCGCTAACAGCGGCAAAAAAAGGATTCGACAAGTGGAAGAGCGTCAGCGCGTTCGAGCGCGCGGGCATCATGCGCAAGGCGGCGCAGTTGCTGCGCGAGCGTTCCGCAGATATCGCGCAACTGATGACGCTGGAACAGGGCAAACCACTGGCCGAGGCGCAGGGCGAGGCTATGTCCGCAGCCGACATTATCGACTGGTTTGCGGACGAAGGTCGTCGCGCCTATGGACGCATGATTCCATCCCGCATCCCGGGTTCATATCAGCTTGTCATCAAAGAACCAGTAGGGCCGGTCGCCGCCTTCTCGCCGTGGAACTTTCCGATTAATCAGGTCGTGCGCAAATTGTCCGCTGCGGTCGCGGCCGGCTGCTCGATCATCGTGAAGGCGCCGGAGGAAACGCCAGCGGCGCCGGCCGAACTGGTGCGAGCATTTGCGGATGCGGGCGTGCCGCCGGGTGTCATCAACCTGGTGTTCGGTGACCCGGCTACGATCTCTGAATATCTGATACCACACCCGGTAATCCGAAAGGTTTCTTTCACAGGCTCGACCGTTGTTGGTAAGCATCTCGCGGCACTTGCCGGCCAACACATGAAGAAGGTGACAATGGAACTCGGTGGCCACGGCCCAGTGCTCGTGTTTGACGATGCTGACGTCGAGACTGCCGCGACTCAACTGGCCACTTTCAAACTGCGCAACGCAGGACAGGTCTGCACTTCCCCGACTCGCTTTATCGTGCAACGGGGAGTGTTCGGCCGGTTTGTCGAGGCCTTTATCGAAGTAACCCGGAAGGCGTGCGTCGGCGACGGTCTTGTGGAAGGTACGACGATGGGGCCGTTAGCTAACGAACGTCGTTTGCGAGCGCTTGAGGGTTTGGTCGAAGACGCGATAGCGGGCGGAGCAGAATTGCGCGCCGGTGGCCGTCGAATCGGCGATCGCGGATATTTCTTCGAGCCGACCGTTCTGGTGGGCACTGCGCCGTCCGCCCGCATCATGAGCGAAGAACCGTTCGGACCCGTTGCGGTCCTGAACGCATTTGACACGATCGACGAGATGATCGCCGAGGCTAATCGCTTGCCATTTGGGCTGTGCGCATTCGCTTACACGAAGTCCGCGAAGACTTCGCATCGCGTGGCCGCGGAAGTTGAGACCGGGATGATCACGATCAACCAGATTGCAATCGCCTTTCCTGAAGTGCCTTTCGGCGGCGTGAAGGATAGTGGGTACGGCACGGAAGGGGGGGCGGAGGCACTCGACGCATACCTCAATCTCAAATATGTCTCGCAACTAGACATCTAGAGGCATTCGCCCGGACGGGGCGGCATGTGCATTTGTGCCGCCCCGTCGGTTTGCAATGATCCATTCTGGTCCTGCCAGCGGTCAGCGCGTGAGAGAGCGTACCAGTCGGTACCCTGGTGATGAAAACCCCGACCGGAAATTGATTTTGTTTGTTTGACATGCGTGACTTTGTCACATACCATTGGTTTGAAGATGCCCTGCGGCCGAAATCTTGAACACGTGCGTTTCAGCGACTTAATTGTCGACTTCACGACGGGATGCAAGGGGGGCGTTGCGCGCGAATCGGCCCAAAAACTCGCGATAGGGCCTGTTAAAAACTGGGGCCTGCGAGACCGATGCAGCAACGCATGGTAGTAAAAACGCAAGAAAGAATTTTGATTATTTGATTTGCGTGACTATGTCACATACTATTGTTTCGCGGCCGAAGGTGGTGAGTTTCCAGACGCCTGATTGGCCAGCCATGCAACGACTGAACTTTCACTTCTAGGCAGACGACGTATATGGAACACACTTCTCTTCGCGATCGCGACGTTGCGTACCAGATTCACCCGCATACCAACTTTGGCGCCCATGAATCCGCCGGGCCGATGGTGATCTCCTCGGGGCGCGGCATTTTCGTAACAGACGAGTCGGGCAAGGAGTACCTCGAGGGCATGTCCGGGTTGTGGTGCACCAACCTCGGTTTCAGCGAGCCGCGGCTGGCGGAGGCGGCGGCACGTCAGTTTGCGCGGCTTCCGTATTATCAGAACTTCGCGAACAAGGCTACCGAACCGGCTATCGAGCTCGCTGAGAATCTGATTCGCCACGCGCCCTCGCCGATGTCGAAAGTGTTGTTTCAAAGCTCGGGATCGGAAGCGAACGACACCGCGATGAAGCTGGTCTGGTATTACCACCACGGCATCGGCAAGCCCGAGAAGCGGAAGATCATCAGCCGGCAACGCTCCTATCACGGCACGTCGGTGGCAACTGGTAGCTTGACGGGGTTGCCGCATATTCACCGCGATTTCAACCTGCCCATCACGGGCGTCATACACGTAAGCTGCCCGCATTTTTACCACAGCGCGCAGCCAGGGGAGTCCGAGCAGGAATTTGTCGCACGCTTGGTCGATGAACTGGAAAGCACGATCCTGCGCGAAGGGCCGGAGACGGTTGGCGCATTTATCGCCGAACCGGTTATGGGCACAGGCGGTGTAGTCGTGGCGCCAGACGGATATTTCGAAAAGGTGCAGGCCGTACTGAGCAAATACGAGGTGCTGTTTATCGTCGACGAAGTCATCTGTGGCATGGGGCGCACCGGTCACTGGTGGGGCTCGAACGCCTATAACCTGCAGCCTGACATGCTGGTGAGTGCCAAAGGCCTCTCGTCTGCCTATCTTCCGATTTCGGCACTGCTAGTGAACGACAAGGTCTATAGCGTACTGAAGGAA belongs to Burkholderia sp. GAS332 and includes:
- a CDS encoding uncharacterized domain 1-containing protein; the protein is MNDVGIPESPAWPHAPGGPKAPLAIESAFCLEHGFELIEYGDGCAKISCEVLSRHLNRHGNAHGGLIAALLDTSMGLATRTSGNIENVGTASLNVNYLRPAHGRVVARARMRRFGRTLAFCDAEAIDARDQIVATATGVFAIVHLTR
- a CDS encoding succinate semialdehyde dehydrogenase; translation: MSSYKDVLLFIDGEWQAGAEQRTIQVVNPATEDVIGTVAHAERADLDAALTAAKKGFDKWKSVSAFERAGIMRKAAQLLRERSADIAQLMTLEQGKPLAEAQGEAMSAADIIDWFADEGRRAYGRMIPSRIPGSYQLVIKEPVGPVAAFSPWNFPINQVVRKLSAAVAAGCSIIVKAPEETPAAPAELVRAFADAGVPPGVINLVFGDPATISEYLIPHPVIRKVSFTGSTVVGKHLAALAGQHMKKVTMELGGHGPVLVFDDADVETAATQLATFKLRNAGQVCTSPTRFIVQRGVFGRFVEAFIEVTRKACVGDGLVEGTTMGPLANERRLRALEGLVEDAIAGGAELRAGGRRIGDRGYFFEPTVLVGTAPSARIMSEEPFGPVAVLNAFDTIDEMIAEANRLPFGLCAFAYTKSAKTSHRVAAEVETGMITINQIAIAFPEVPFGGVKDSGYGTEGGAEALDAYLNLKYVSQLDI
- a CDS encoding 4-aminobutyrate---pyruvate transaminase gives rise to the protein MEHTSLRDRDVAYQIHPHTNFGAHESAGPMVISSGRGIFVTDESGKEYLEGMSGLWCTNLGFSEPRLAEAAARQFARLPYYQNFANKATEPAIELAENLIRHAPSPMSKVLFQSSGSEANDTAMKLVWYYHHGIGKPEKRKIISRQRSYHGTSVATGSLTGLPHIHRDFNLPITGVIHVSCPHFYHSAQPGESEQEFVARLVDELESTILREGPETVGAFIAEPVMGTGGVVVAPDGYFEKVQAVLSKYEVLFIVDEVICGMGRTGHWWGSNAYNLQPDMLVSAKGLSSAYLPISALLVNDKVYSVLKEQTAKIGLFGHGYTYGGHPVCAAVANEVFAIYRERDVIDHAKKVGDYFQAKLHDRAEHPLVGEARGLGLMGALEVVADKKTRMPFAADRKVAASVAAFAAEAGLNVRPLGDAICIAPPVIITEAEIDLLFERLDVALDKALKAL
- a CDS encoding hydroxymethylglutaryl-CoA lyase yields the protein MSELNLCECFARDGLQHEPEFIATKQKVALIEQFAEAGFQRVEATSYSNPAVVPQFADASAVLESLSRLAGVYYKATCANVRAVERAVADLNAGIGANEISLLVSASEAHSQRNLKQSREDQWQRVAAMATAASGRFRLIGTISVAFGCPFEGDVDSRSVLRDVERFAALGVKYVTLGDTIGVATQSSTQTLFKEMLRRFPEIHAIAHFHDTRGTGIVNYLAALEAGVRHFDVALGGVGGHPAKVKYGGGVTGNVCTEDFVNVLETMGVDTGIDLDAMMQASNACEAVLGRELSSRVARTGLNPLLRPVSAT
- a CDS encoding Enoyl-CoA hydratase/carnithine racemase; the encoded protein is MTTPTSCLLIEDHGAVRALTMNRPDKRNALNNELTQALLSALRDADRDPTVAAIVLSGAGAAFCAGADTKEFGGFVNPSDTASAAQAALARAHLTTDLHRVFSQIGKPVIGAAHGYAMGGGAGLAIACDIVVAGESMKLGYPELKHGIVAAIVMANLVRQVGRKAAFELVSLGDTIGAGRALELGLVNRIAPDERLLASAIEMAQRLAAFDTPAMAATKRLFHRVADLPLQQALDTSLDTNMMMRGFRQNSTRKA